TCGCGCTCGTCCTCTGCCACCAGTCGGGGGTGGATGGCCATTTGGGCGTATGAGCCCGCAGCACGACGTTTTGACAGAGTGCCTGGGTTGATGACTAGCACACTGTCGACGACCTGCGGAAAGAACAAGGTTAGTACCGTTGATGGAAGTTGAGAACGAGAAGTCTCGGCTAGGGACCACATACCTTTACAAAAGGCGGCAGCATGCTAGGCACAATTAAGATGTCAGGCCGAACGTTCCACCATTCGCCCAGTTTCATGTAGGGCAGATCCACCATGGCGCCTGTAGCCATGCCACCTTCGAACCCGGGCTTTGGAAGATTTGACCGTGCGGTTGGGGGGAGCAAGGGAAAGAAGTGGCGTTGCTCGACGAGATACTTGGGCAAACGGGTGAGCAGGTTTCCCTCTGCGGGCCGGCCATGCAAGACCTCCTCACGGCGAAGCTCTGAGAGCACATCGTGTGAGCACATTCCAAAAACACATTCGTTGAATGATAAGGTGACGGGATTCGAGACCATGCGGACCTGCTTGGGTAGACCCAAGTCCTTCTTGGGGAGCTGCTCCTGGGGCCAGGAGACGTGTCGGCTGAGTGCATCGCGCACAGACGGAACCATCACGATCGTAATGCTTGGGACGGCCGCTGCAAGCCGTGCCAGTGGCGCTGAGATACAGTGCCGGAACATTATAGACAGTGTAGCTGTATCCGGGTCGAGGCCCTTGATGTCTGGCAGGTCGAAATCGCCCGATGCAAGAAGAGGGTGCTCAATATCTAGGAACGGTCCCATCAGCACCAGACTATCGGCGTAGTTTTCGGCTGCCTTTTGACATAATTCTTGCAACGGCTCAAAGTCCAGGTTGTCGTCTGCTGTGTAGGGCCCGGCTGCAATCATAACGTTAAGTGGTGGGTTCGCATCTCCATCAAGTCGCTCGTTGATGTTGTCCAGTGCCACAGCTGAAGATGCGGCTGGTGGCAACAGGGGAATCGGAAGCACTTCCTTTACAGTGAAGTATTCACCAGACGGATTGATTCCTCGGAGAGCCACGATTTGGCCTGGGAAGAAGTTCACTGAGGGCACAGAATCCACCTTCAGGGGGACTCGTCTGCCGGCTCCCGTCCGGCGCGAAGTCTCAAGTACGAGGGAAGCTGGGTTCAATTTCCCCTCAAGACTATCGGAAGCGATCCTTCCAACAGCAACAATCTCGCTTGTGCTTTGGATGGCTGCACTCCCGAATGTCACATCGTCTGAATTGAATTCTGCCTGGAAGATAGTCGCGAACTCGTCGATGCGATCATCTAAAATCTCCGATGCTTCTGACAACTTCATGCCCATGGGTTTGTAGCCAAATTTTTTGAGGTCCGTATTCGCGGTTGGCTTAATGCGCGCCTCGGAAAATGGCGCCATTAGGGTTTCTGGCAATGATAGGTGCGCATTGAGGGTTTCCACCGTCTGGCCAGGATTCGGTCGTTCGGAAAACGAAACTGTTCTGTTCTTGACGTTAACACCTTCAATTTATCATATACACTTGAAAAAATACACACTGCATTCCATCGCTAGGTGTTCCAGTGGGTGTTTTTGTGCCCGCTTGTGATCCAAACTTTTCGAACTTGCTGACCCTTGGTGTAGCGGGCGAGGTAAATTCGGACTTGCGTTTAGCGGATCCAAATCCATTTCCAGTTCGACTATTTGAGGCATTCGGTGTCAACTGATCGAACATCCCAAACACATCGCCGCCAGCTGTGGCCGCGCCTCGCGGGGTTGCCGTGTTTGCGCTGCGTTTTTCTGTGTGCCGGCTAGCTTTGTCACGACTTTCGCGCTccaaagcttcttgaacATCTTGTTTAAAGCCTCGTACTGTTTGCATGGTCAAGGTCACCCCCTCGCCCATTTTTATGCTGTATGATTCCCATTTGTAGAAGAGCTCCTCCGCAGGGATCGAATGCACCCGTAGCATGGAGAGGAGCTCGGCAAGGATGTCTTTGGGAATTCCATCGGGGAATGAGCCCGCAAACAACTCGTTGAGTTCTCTCTCGGCGTCCATTGTGGTGAGAGATGTATCGTGGAAAGGCATTGGACAGTGAAAGTGCAGACACGCGCACGCGCAAGACCGTGTCGCTGACCTAATCGGCCCAAAGCAGTAATATTATTCGAGCATATGATGAGAGTGGACCTGTCGATCGGAAGGATTAGTGAAATAATGATTGCCCCTAAATTTATTCCTCGTTCCCTAGATTTCCACGTGTCGTTGCATCGTCTATAAATATACATAaattatcaaaagaatgTCGAACTCCGAACAAGGTGCCCCCACCAATGGTGATACTGTGGCAGACACGAACGTGCAGGAATCGGCCGATTCAGCACCCGTGGACGCCCCGGTCAAGCTTGCTTCAACCACGAAGCCAATTGACCTCGAGCTTCCCACATCCGCCGCAGACGGTCTCATCCAGAAGCCTTTCGCTAAGCCGCTGGACACAGCCAAGCCAATTGCACCCGCGGAACTTACTCCTGACCAACAATCCAAGTACGAGGCTGTGTTGAAGTCTGCCTCATCATGGACGACAGTCGCCACCAAGGCGGAGAAGAATGCCCCGACGTCTCCCATAACTGAGGATGAGAGGATGTGGTTGACCCGTGAATGTCTCCTGCGATATCTACGTGCGACCAAGTGGGACGT
Above is a genomic segment from Penicillium digitatum chromosome 3, complete sequence containing:
- a CDS encoding DNA polymerase alpha/primase associated subunit codes for the protein MDAERELNELFAGSFPDGIPKDILAELLSMLRVHSIPAEELFYKWESYSIKMGEGVTLTMQTVRGFKQDVQEALERESRDKASRHTEKRSANTATPRGAATAGGDVFGMFDQLTPNASNSRTGNGFGSAKRKSEFTSPATPRVSKFEKFGSQAGTKTPTGTPSDGMQTVSFSERPNPGQTVETLNAHLSLPETLMAPFSEARIKPTANTDLKKFGYKPMGMKLSEASEILDDRIDEFATIFQAEFNSDDVTFGSAAIQSTSEIVAVGRIASDSLEGKLNPASLVLETSRRTGAGRRVPLKVDSVPSVNFFPGQIVALRGINPSGEYFTVKEVLPIPLLPPAASSAVALDNINERLDGDANPPLNVMIAAGPYTADDNLDFEPLQELCQKAAENYADSLVLMGPFLDIEHPLLASGDFDLPDIKGLDPDTATLSIMFRHCISAPLARLAAAVPSITIVMVPSVRDALSRHVSWPQEQLPKKDLGLPKQVRMVSNPVTLSFNECVFGMCSHDVLSELRREEVLHGRPAEGNLLTRLPKYLVEQRHFFPLLPPTARSNLPKPGFEGGMATGAMVDLPYMKLGEWWNVRPDILIVPSMLPPFVKVVDSVLVINPGTLSKRRAAGSYAQMAIHPRLVAEDEREQKQLSHKLYERARVDINRI